In a single window of the Eshraghiella crossota genome:
- the spoVAE gene encoding stage V sporulation protein AE, whose product MDYLIAFVVGGIICAFVQILMEKTKLMPGRIMVILVVAGAILGAAGVYEPFAKWAKAGATVPLTGFGNLLYQGVKQAVDMEGFLGIFTGGLKAGAAGISAALIFGYIASLFFDPKIKK is encoded by the coding sequence ATGGATTACCTTATTGCGTTTGTCGTAGGAGGTATAATCTGTGCTTTTGTACAGATTTTAATGGAAAAAACAAAACTCATGCCGGGAAGGATAATGGTTATACTTGTTGTTGCCGGAGCAATTCTGGGAGCTGCCGGAGTATATGAGCCATTTGCAAAGTGGGCAAAAGCAGGAGCAACCGTACCCCTTACCGGGTTTGGAAATCTGCTTTATCAAGGCGTAAAACAGGCGGTTGACATGGAGGGCTTTCTCGGTATTTTTACGGGAGGACTCAAAGCAGGAGCAGCAGGAATAAGTGCGGCATTGATATTCGGATATATTGCATCCCTGTTTTTTGACCCGAAGATTAAAAAATAA
- a CDS encoding branched-chain amino acid aminotransferase: protein MEKKDIDWSNLGFGYIKTDKRYVSNFKDGAWDEGVLTDDDKVVISECAGVLQYAQTVFEGLKAYTTEKGNIVVFRPDLNAERLEQSALRLEMPAFPRDRFVDAIVETVKANDGFVPPYGTGATLYIRPYMFGSNPVIGVKPADEYQFRVFCTPVGPYFKGGAKPITIRVSDFDRAAPHGTGNIKAGLNYAMSLHAIVTAHKEGFDENMYLDPQTRTKVEETGGANFIFVTKDGTLVTPKSDSILPSITRRSLVYVAKEYLGLKVEEREVFFDEMKDMAECGLCGTAAVISPVGKIVDHGKEICLPSGMADMGPVTRKLYDTLTGIQMGRIEAPEGWIKVIE from the coding sequence ATGGAAAAGAAAGATATTGACTGGTCAAATCTTGGATTCGGTTATATCAAGACTGACAAGAGATACGTATCTAATTTTAAAGACGGAGCATGGGATGAAGGTGTTCTTACAGATGACGATAAGGTTGTAATCAGCGAATGTGCCGGAGTTTTGCAGTATGCACAGACTGTATTTGAAGGTCTTAAAGCATATACAACAGAAAAAGGCAACATCGTTGTATTCAGACCCGACCTTAATGCTGAGAGACTTGAACAGTCTGCATTAAGACTTGAGATGCCGGCATTTCCTAGAGATAGATTTGTAGACGCAATTGTTGAGACAGTTAAAGCTAACGATGGCTTTGTACCACCTTACGGAACAGGTGCAACATTATATATCCGTCCATATATGTTCGGAAGTAATCCTGTAATCGGTGTTAAGCCGGCTGATGAATACCAGTTCAGAGTATTCTGTACACCTGTAGGACCTTATTTTAAGGGTGGCGCTAAGCCTATTACAATCAGGGTTTCTGATTTCGACAGAGCCGCACCTCATGGAACAGGTAATATCAAGGCAGGTCTTAACTACGCAATGAGCCTTCATGCAATAGTTACAGCTCATAAGGAAGGCTTTGACGAGAATATGTACCTTGACCCTCAGACAAGAACCAAGGTTGAAGAGACAGGCGGTGCGAACTTTATATTTGTAACTAAGGATGGTACACTTGTTACGCCTAAGTCTGACAGTATTCTTCCATCAATCACAAGAAGATCATTAGTATATGTTGCTAAGGAATATCTCGGACTTAAAGTTGAGGAAAGAGAAGTATTCTTTGATGAGATGAAGGATATGGCTGAATGTGGCCTTTGCGGTACAGCAGCAGTTATCTCTCCTGTAGGAAAGATTGTAGACCATGGCAAAGAAATCTGTCTCCCAAGCGGTATGGCTGATATGGGACCGGTAACAAGGAAGTTATATGATACTTTAACAGGTATCCAGATGGGCAGAATTGAAGCTCCTGAAGGATGGATTAAAGTAATCGAATAA
- a CDS encoding transglycosylase domain-containing protein — protein MDFSNNNIKKARQDLSSSKKKVTSKILVNVFKVFIVLVVFAAVTMSSMVFGAINGIIKTAPKITINDVTPSQYKTIVYDCNNVETETLVASGANRIYVTYDEIPDNLKNAFIAIEDERFLSHNGIDAKGIIRAAYIGITNNLRFTQGASTITQQLIKNSVFSVENENSLSDRLKRKIQEQYLALKLEEVADKSQILENYLNTINLGNNNLGVQSASLNYFNKDVSELTLSECAVIAAITQNPSKYNPIRHAEYNAERRKLVLDNMLKNNMISQAQYDEALNDDVYSRIANNNTSNSSSTAYSYYTDALIQQIMEDLMTTKGYTYTQAYNLVYRGGLSIYSCEDSELQKYAEAIINNPNSWNGYEEYTVTCRFRVKDEDGNVGNYTESTLLKYLQSKYGSNISLTFQTTEEADKYVQEYKEYILGQTHGEIVKGSESTTYTVGPQASLVVIENNTGEVKVIIGGRGNKTESLILNRATSSARQAGSSIKPLVAYAPAIDTAGYTLGKIYDDIPFYYSTGQVVRNNDDIYKGYITLRQSISESRNTPALNTLNDIGITTGINYLKNFGITTLTDKDYYLPIALGSCSVTNMELTTAYTVLANNGELITPKLYTKILDHDGNVILDNTETTKTQVLKESTAWLMGNVLHNVLLDGTLHGLNVGDNYISAKSGTTQSDRDKWIVGYSKSVTVGIWVGNDNNREFKTEQYGTPHVGIWAEVIKKACEGKDNSAPERPDNIIPVQICKDSGLLVAEGLCDHDERGNRTTTEYFVKGTEPTDYCNIHQKVTYCKDTGKVATDECPDTTTKIQIYKDLSKVDLSTYTIQDARYSFSSKTIDDHCLKHKGNVINPSKYTAKLPENADFNNEKESESESSTTETEED, from the coding sequence ATGGATTTTTCTAATAATAATATCAAAAAGGCAAGGCAGGATCTTTCTTCCTCCAAGAAAAAGGTTACATCCAAAATCCTTGTAAACGTTTTCAAGGTATTTATCGTACTTGTTGTATTTGCCGCGGTCACAATGTCATCAATGGTATTCGGGGCAATCAACGGAATTATCAAAACAGCACCTAAGATAACAATTAACGATGTTACACCATCCCAGTACAAAACCATTGTATATGACTGTAACAATGTTGAGACAGAGACACTTGTTGCGTCCGGTGCCAACAGAATATACGTTACTTACGATGAAATTCCCGATAACCTGAAAAATGCTTTTATCGCAATTGAGGATGAGCGTTTCCTTTCCCACAACGGAATTGATGCAAAAGGAATTATAAGAGCGGCTTATATAGGTATTACCAATAATCTCCGTTTTACCCAGGGTGCCAGCACTATTACGCAGCAGCTCATTAAGAACAGCGTATTTTCCGTTGAGAATGAAAACAGTCTTTCAGACAGACTTAAGCGTAAAATACAGGAACAATACCTTGCATTAAAACTTGAGGAAGTTGCTGATAAGAGCCAGATTCTTGAGAATTACCTTAATACAATTAATCTTGGCAACAATAACCTTGGTGTGCAGTCTGCATCTCTTAATTATTTTAATAAGGATGTATCGGAGCTTACTTTATCTGAGTGTGCCGTAATTGCCGCAATCACACAGAACCCTTCCAAATACAATCCTATACGTCATGCCGAATATAATGCTGAACGACGTAAGCTTGTGCTTGATAATATGCTTAAAAACAATATGATATCCCAGGCACAGTATGATGAAGCCCTTAATGATGATGTATATTCAAGAATTGCCAATAACAATACTTCAAATTCATCATCAACCGCATATTCGTACTATACAGATGCACTCATACAGCAGATAATGGAAGATTTAATGACAACCAAGGGTTACACCTATACACAGGCATACAACCTTGTATACCGTGGCGGTCTTTCTATATACTCATGTGAAGATTCTGAGCTTCAGAAATATGCGGAGGCTATAATCAACAATCCTAACAGTTGGAACGGATATGAAGAATATACGGTCACATGCCGTTTCAGGGTAAAAGACGAGGACGGTAATGTAGGTAATTACACGGAATCCACATTACTTAAATATCTTCAGTCAAAGTACGGTTCAAATATAAGCCTTACTTTCCAGACCACGGAAGAAGCAGATAAATATGTTCAGGAATATAAAGAATATATTCTCGGACAGACCCATGGTGAAATAGTTAAAGGAAGCGAATCCACAACCTATACGGTAGGTCCACAGGCTTCATTGGTTGTTATAGAAAACAACACGGGTGAAGTTAAAGTTATCATCGGAGGCCGTGGTAACAAGACAGAAAGCCTTATACTTAACAGGGCAACCTCTTCTGCACGTCAGGCAGGTTCCTCAATCAAGCCTCTTGTTGCCTATGCACCTGCAATAGATACCGCAGGATATACCCTGGGTAAGATATATGATGATATTCCTTTTTATTACAGCACAGGCCAGGTAGTAAGAAATAATGATGATATTTATAAAGGATATATAACATTAAGGCAGTCCATCTCCGAATCAAGAAATACTCCTGCCCTTAACACCCTTAATGATATAGGTATTACAACAGGAATTAATTACCTTAAAAACTTTGGTATCACAACCCTTACCGATAAAGATTACTATCTCCCTATTGCCCTCGGTTCATGCAGTGTTACCAACATGGAACTTACAACGGCTTATACCGTACTTGCAAACAACGGCGAACTTATTACACCTAAGCTTTATACCAAAATACTTGACCATGACGGAAATGTTATCCTTGATAATACAGAAACAACCAAGACACAGGTATTAAAAGAATCTACCGCGTGGCTTATGGGCAATGTCCTTCACAATGTTCTTTTGGACGGTACTCTTCACGGACTTAATGTGGGAGATAACTATATTTCTGCAAAATCAGGTACAACACAGAGTGACCGTGATAAATGGATTGTGGGATATTCCAAATCCGTTACTGTCGGAATATGGGTAGGTAATGATAATAACAGAGAATTTAAGACCGAACAATACGGAACTCCTCACGTCGGTATATGGGCAGAGGTAATCAAAAAAGCCTGTGAAGGCAAGGATAATTCCGCACCTGAACGTCCGGATAATATAATCCCGGTACAGATATGCAAGGATTCGGGTCTTTTAGTAGCCGAAGGACTATGCGACCATGACGAGCGCGGAAACAGAACCACGACCGAATACTTTGTCAAAGGAACAGAACCTACGGACTATTGCAATATTCACCAGAAAGTAACTTATTGTAAAGATACGGGAAAAGTTGCCACGGACGAATGTCCTGATACAACAACCAAGATACAGATTTACAAGGATTTAAGTAAAGTTGACCTTTCAACTTATACAATACAGGATGCCAGATATTCTTTCTCATCAAAGACCATTGATGACCATTGTCTTAAGCATAAAGGAAATGTAATCAATCCTTCCAAATACACGGCAAAGCTTCCTGAAAATGCAGACTTTAACAATGAAAAAGAATCAGAGAGTGAAAGTTCAACAACCGAAACTGAAGAAGATTAA
- a CDS encoding YigZ family protein: protein MKDFIVVKEGAEGIYEEKKSRFIAKVYKTDNESEAGSYIEEARKKYWDARHNCYAYVIGNNNEITRCSDDGEPSGTAGKPILEVITRMGVHNCLIIVTRYFGGTLLGTGGLVRAYTDASVAALNNSRLATQVQGVRYVITTDYNGAGKIQYGMASLDAIIDDTEYTDKVTIKVVIEKEREKLLIDTVTEITNGRAVILKDCELPVEKNISL from the coding sequence ATGAAGGATTTTATCGTAGTTAAAGAAGGCGCAGAGGGCATCTATGAAGAGAAAAAGTCAAGATTTATTGCCAAGGTATATAAAACGGATAACGAAAGCGAAGCCGGTTCATACATAGAAGAAGCAAGAAAAAAATATTGGGATGCAAGGCATAATTGTTATGCATACGTAATAGGAAATAATAATGAGATTACCAGATGCAGTGATGACGGAGAACCATCAGGTACAGCGGGGAAACCTATACTTGAAGTAATTACAAGAATGGGAGTACATAACTGCCTCATAATTGTAACAAGATATTTCGGGGGAACTTTGCTTGGAACGGGTGGACTTGTAAGAGCATATACCGATGCTTCCGTAGCAGCGCTTAATAACAGCCGGCTTGCAACACAGGTACAGGGAGTAAGGTATGTTATTACAACAGATTATAACGGGGCCGGCAAAATACAGTATGGGATGGCCTCTCTTGACGCAATAATAGACGATACGGAATATACGGATAAGGTAACAATAAAGGTAGTGATTGAAAAAGAACGGGAAAAATTACTTATAGATACGGTTACTGAAATAACAAACGGCAGGGCAGTCATATTGAAAGACTGCGAACTGCCGGTTGAAAAAAATATATCACTCTGA
- a CDS encoding phosphatase PAP2 family protein: MNWELSVLHWFESLHNPVLDPVMKGLTFLGNAGCFWIALAVVLLFFKRTRKIGITMAVSLVLSLIFTNLIIKNLVNRTRPFEADPAFLQTMLVKLPSDSSFPSGHTSASVAAAVAIFTRNKKWGIPAVVLAVLIGVSRLYLTVHFPTDVIAGLLLGIIYGIGAYFITSKLIYKNKTSE; the protein is encoded by the coding sequence ATGAATTGGGAATTATCCGTATTACACTGGTTTGAATCTCTTCATAATCCCGTACTTGACCCGGTTATGAAAGGTCTTACTTTCCTTGGCAACGCAGGCTGCTTCTGGATAGCTCTTGCAGTTGTGCTTTTATTCTTCAAGCGTACAAGAAAGATTGGAATTACAATGGCCGTTTCACTTGTGTTATCGCTTATATTTACTAATCTTATAATAAAAAATCTTGTAAACCGCACACGGCCATTTGAGGCTGACCCTGCATTTTTACAGACGATGCTTGTAAAACTGCCTTCGGATTCGTCATTTCCTTCGGGACATACCTCAGCAAGTGTTGCTGCAGCCGTTGCCATATTCACCCGGAACAAAAAATGGGGTATTCCGGCAGTCGTGCTTGCCGTGCTTATCGGAGTTTCAAGATTATATCTTACCGTACATTTTCCTACCGACGTTATTGCCGGTCTCTTACTCGGTATTATATATGGAATCGGTGCATACTTTATCACATCAAAATTAATTTATAAGAACAAAACATCAGAGTGA
- a CDS encoding MBL fold metallo-hydrolase RNA specificity domain-containing protein, with the protein MRLIFIGADHEVTGSCHVLEVCGRYILVDCGMEQGTDDFETAELPMNIADIDYVLLTHAHIDHSGMLPLLYARGFRGDVIATPATVDLCDIMLKDSAHIQMTEAEWKNRKGQRAGKEPVVPIYDMNDAEGVLEHFVSCDYDKVMDLCEGVKVKFSDAGHLLGSASIEVWINEDGEERKIVFSGDIGNLNRPIIKDPSYINDADYVVMESTYGDRYHNADVDYVSELAGICQRTFDRGGNVVIPAFAVGRTQEMLYYFRKIKEEGLVKGHSFEVYVDSPLAVEATQIFNENMAECFDQEAMELVRNGINPLRFPGLTLSITSNDSIAINSDNKPKVIISASGMCEAGRIRHHLKHNLWRKECTVVFVGYQANGTLGRMLLEGASEVKLFGETIEVMAEIVKLEGVSGHADKAGLIKWITSFDNRLKQVFVVHGEDEVSTGFAKCLCDEYGLNAVAPYSGAEFDMISGRFVKEGERIPKAKKPVQRKANDVFERLLAAGRRLLTVIKHNEGGANKDLAKFADQINSMCDKWDR; encoded by the coding sequence ATGAGACTTATTTTTATTGGGGCAGACCATGAAGTTACAGGAAGCTGTCATGTATTGGAAGTTTGTGGCAGGTATATTCTTGTTGATTGCGGGATGGAACAGGGAACGGACGATTTTGAGACAGCGGAACTTCCTATGAATATTGCAGATATAGATTATGTACTGCTTACACATGCACATATTGACCATTCTGGAATGTTGCCTTTATTGTATGCCAGAGGCTTCAGAGGAGATGTAATAGCGACTCCGGCTACTGTGGATTTATGCGATATAATGTTAAAAGATTCGGCGCATATCCAGATGACAGAAGCAGAATGGAAGAACAGAAAAGGACAAAGAGCAGGTAAAGAGCCTGTGGTGCCTATTTATGATATGAATGATGCAGAAGGCGTTCTGGAACATTTTGTATCCTGCGATTATGATAAAGTAATGGATCTATGTGAAGGAGTCAAAGTTAAATTTTCCGATGCGGGACATCTTCTTGGGTCAGCAAGTATCGAAGTATGGATTAATGAAGACGGAGAAGAACGCAAGATAGTTTTTTCGGGAGATATCGGTAATCTTAACAGACCGATTATTAAGGATCCTTCGTATATTAATGATGCCGATTATGTTGTTATGGAATCCACTTATGGGGACAGATATCATAATGCGGATGTAGATTATGTAAGTGAATTAGCCGGAATATGCCAGAGGACTTTTGACAGAGGAGGCAATGTTGTGATTCCGGCATTTGCGGTAGGCAGAACACAGGAGATGCTTTATTACTTCCGTAAAATCAAAGAAGAGGGCCTTGTAAAAGGACATTCATTTGAAGTATATGTAGATAGCCCTCTTGCGGTTGAGGCTACACAGATTTTTAATGAAAATATGGCAGAGTGCTTCGATCAGGAAGCAATGGAACTTGTAAGAAATGGAATTAATCCTTTACGTTTTCCGGGGCTTACGCTTTCCATTACAAGTAATGATTCTATTGCAATTAACTCTGATAATAAGCCTAAAGTAATAATCTCTGCGTCGGGAATGTGTGAAGCCGGACGTATAAGACACCATCTTAAGCACAATCTCTGGAGAAAAGAATGTACCGTTGTTTTTGTAGGTTATCAGGCCAACGGAACATTGGGAAGAATGTTGCTTGAAGGCGCAAGTGAAGTCAAGCTTTTCGGAGAGACCATTGAAGTTATGGCTGAAATAGTTAAACTGGAAGGTGTCAGCGGTCATGCAGATAAGGCAGGTCTTATAAAATGGATTACTTCATTTGATAACAGACTTAAACAGGTGTTTGTGGTACATGGTGAAGATGAAGTAAGCACAGGATTTGCGAAGTGCCTTTGTGATGAATACGGACTTAATGCTGTTGCACCTTATTCCGGAGCAGAGTTTGATATGATAAGCGGCAGGTTTGTAAAGGAAGGAGAAAGAATCCCTAAAGCCAAGAAACCTGTACAAAGAAAGGCAAATGATGTATTTGAACGTCTTCTTGCCGCAGGAAGACGCCTTCTTACCGTTATTAAGCATAACGAGGGCGGTGCCAATAAGGATTTAGCAAAATTTGCTGACCAGATTAATTCAATGTGTGACAAGTGGGACAGGTGA
- a CDS encoding LicD family protein, whose protein sequence is MTRFYNDEELSKIKELEKGILKDFIELCEENNLRYFGMGGTCLGAVRHGGYIPWDDDIDVGMPRKDYNRFLKIAAEKYSDKYYLLNADEFSTYPLMSTRWCIKNTKFVEYAFMNLKNCPLGIFLDIFPYDNLADNRIARFFQQWRAWYLSKLMILRAIPEPYLAQQGLLKKVILFVCRNVHRVMKFFGVDRKKLYKKCIKTCIKYNDRPTKKIGYICDTTPHMEENYVKDIFPCRKMKFEEFEMNFPNHTHELLVSGYGEDYMTLPPVNKRKTHFPYILDFGDGKGERRS, encoded by the coding sequence ATGACCAGATTCTATAATGATGAGGAATTATCTAAGATAAAAGAACTTGAAAAAGGAATATTGAAAGATTTTATTGAGCTCTGTGAAGAGAATAATTTAAGATATTTCGGGATGGGCGGTACCTGCCTCGGTGCAGTAAGACACGGAGGATATATTCCGTGGGATGATGATATTGATGTAGGAATGCCACGAAAAGACTATAACAGATTCCTTAAAATAGCGGCGGAAAAATATTCCGACAAATATTATCTGCTTAATGCGGATGAGTTCAGCACATATCCGCTTATGTCAACAAGATGGTGCATTAAGAATACAAAATTTGTTGAGTATGCTTTTATGAATCTTAAGAATTGTCCGCTTGGTATTTTCCTTGATATCTTTCCTTATGACAATCTGGCAGATAACAGGATTGCGAGATTTTTCCAACAGTGGAGAGCATGGTATCTTAGTAAACTTATGATATTAAGGGCTATACCGGAGCCATATCTTGCACAGCAGGGGCTTCTTAAGAAGGTAATTCTTTTTGTATGCAGGAATGTCCACCGCGTAATGAAGTTTTTTGGTGTTGACAGAAAGAAACTTTACAAAAAGTGCATAAAGACCTGTATAAAATATAATGACAGACCTACTAAGAAAATTGGATATATATGTGATACAACGCCTCATATGGAGGAGAATTATGTCAAAGACATATTCCCTTGCAGAAAGATGAAGTTTGAAGAATTTGAGATGAATTTCCCAAATCATACGCATGAGCTTCTTGTCAGCGGATATGGAGAAGATTATATGACGCTGCCTCCTGTCAACAAAAGAAAGACACATTTTCCATATATTCTCGATTTTGGAGATGGAAAGGGAGAACGAAGAAGTTAA
- a CDS encoding diacylglycerol/lipid kinase family protein, whose amino-acid sequence MKKLLFVYNPHSGKGLIKNKLCDILDIFAKAGYEMTVCPTQHAMDGYDKVCEADGRYDLIVCSGGDGTLNEVISAVMTHRMAKPKIGYIPAGSTNDFAKSLGIPKDMVKAAKLISNDNSFLCDVGVMNERFFNYVAAFGAFTDVSYKTPQSMKNVLGHQAYIVESLKSLSKIKAYNMKVTCNDITITGNYIYGMVANSKSVGGMKGITGKNILLDDGLFEVILVREAKNPLELQQIVAGLFSKNQDSPMVDRFKASKVIFESDKSISWTLDGEYADDHQLVEIDVCPKAINIIKG is encoded by the coding sequence ATGAAAAAATTACTTTTTGTTTATAACCCACATTCTGGGAAAGGACTTATTAAAAATAAATTATGTGATATACTTGATATATTTGCTAAAGCAGGTTATGAGATGACAGTTTGCCCTACGCAGCATGCTATGGATGGATATGACAAGGTATGTGAGGCAGATGGCAGATATGATCTTATTGTATGCAGCGGCGGTGACGGAACACTCAATGAAGTTATCTCAGCCGTTATGACACACCGTATGGCAAAGCCTAAGATAGGGTACATTCCGGCAGGCTCAACCAATGATTTTGCAAAAAGTCTGGGTATTCCCAAAGATATGGTTAAAGCCGCAAAACTAATATCAAATGATAATTCTTTCTTGTGTGATGTCGGTGTAATGAATGAAAGATTTTTTAATTATGTTGCTGCATTCGGAGCTTTTACCGATGTGTCATATAAGACACCACAGAGTATGAAAAATGTTCTCGGACATCAGGCTTATATAGTTGAAAGCCTGAAGAGTCTTAGTAAGATAAAAGCATACAATATGAAAGTTACCTGTAATGATATAACCATTACGGGAAATTATATCTACGGAATGGTTGCTAATTCAAAGTCCGTAGGTGGCATGAAGGGCATTACCGGTAAAAATATATTGCTGGATGACGGATTGTTTGAAGTAATTCTTGTCAGAGAAGCCAAGAATCCATTGGAATTGCAGCAGATTGTTGCCGGACTTTTTTCAAAAAACCAGGACAGTCCCATGGTAGACAGATTTAAAGCGTCAAAAGTAATTTTTGAAAGCGATAAGTCAATAAGCTGGACTCTTGACGGTGAATATGCGGATGACCACCAGCTGGTGGAAATTGATGTATGTCCCAAAGCAATTAATATTATTAAAGGATAG
- a CDS encoding DUF3810 family protein, producing MAENKKIQIKFINTRIYIIILASLLSFSGLLNIMFFSSVIFATNFYENISVKLKYLLSAFSAKFNFSVADIVVFILITLLCFSCIRLVIYFIKSKKAGNIYLFTYRLKKTLLNSCCFLATAFMIFTLTFMPVYNRLGFMGYNNIHSASIDDGYLNRLAESANTLSEGVTDPDKSEINENTFIVTMNKLALHYPCLGDFYTAPKKSMFFAGYVPFTNEACYKSKTLSPSEIIDIMEGYACSSGFVSASDRQYIAVSACLKSDNTYLKYCGILALINTINKNYPDKNITALLNRNVIKDIESLSSVCKSSYLPELNSIL from the coding sequence ATGGCAGAAAATAAAAAGATACAGATTAAGTTCATTAATACACGGATATATATCATAATACTGGCATCGCTCCTTAGTTTCAGCGGATTGCTTAATATTATGTTTTTTTCCAGTGTGATATTTGCAACAAACTTTTATGAAAATATCTCAGTAAAATTAAAGTATCTCCTGTCGGCATTTTCTGCTAAATTCAATTTTTCCGTAGCGGATATTGTTGTTTTTATTCTCATCACATTATTATGTTTTTCATGCATAAGACTTGTTATTTACTTTATAAAGTCAAAAAAAGCAGGTAATATCTACCTGTTTACATATCGTCTCAAAAAGACCTTATTAAATTCCTGCTGTTTTCTTGCAACGGCATTTATGATATTCACGCTGACTTTCATGCCCGTGTATAACCGTCTCGGCTTTATGGGTTACAACAATATCCACTCTGCTTCAATAGATGACGGCTACCTTAACAGGCTTGCAGAAAGTGCCAATACCTTAAGTGAAGGTGTTACCGATCCGGATAAATCCGAAATTAATGAAAACACTTTCATTGTTACAATGAACAAACTTGCTTTACATTATCCCTGCCTTGGAGATTTTTATACAGCTCCTAAAAAATCAATGTTTTTCGCAGGATATGTCCCTTTTACCAATGAAGCATGTTATAAATCCAAAACTTTAAGTCCATCTGAAATTATTGACATTATGGAAGGTTATGCCTGTTCATCCGGTTTTGTATCGGCTTCCGACAGACAATACATTGCCGTAAGTGCCTGTCTTAAGAGTGATAATACCTATCTTAAATACTGTGGCATACTTGCGTTAATTAATACTATTAATAAAAATTATCCGGACAAAAATATAACTGCTCTTCTTAACCGGAATGTAATCAAGGATATTGAGTCCTTGTCATCCGTCTGCAAGAGCAGTTATCTTCCTGAATTAAATTCTATCCTTTAA